In a genomic window of Wyeomyia smithii strain HCP4-BCI-WySm-NY-G18 chromosome 1, ASM2978416v1, whole genome shotgun sequence:
- the LOC129717404 gene encoding uncharacterized protein LOC129717404: MSKECGINGCTFKHHPLLHKELSVTSSTANNEQANEAQACNTHQGGSSAILFRYVPVVVYGDGNSVHCYAFLDDGSSLTLMDQDLAEELNLSGEPNPLCLKWTGGTHRSENNSHKVALDISGLKGKRFHFENVRTVSELQLPPQSLDVKQLQSEYRHLRGVPAQSYRDVRPRLLIGVQHAYATLVRKSREGRVGQPIAINTNLGWTIYGGAPNGQSMSMLHYAYHVKQCNHDDVDKINDNMERALKDFFAIESLGVTSSNKEIRSQDDERAIQLLHDLTQFNGKRYETGLLWRNNNVKLPDSKPMALKRMYSMQRRMEKDPDLARILDEKLADYLNKGYIRKLTTAELEENHKRVWYLPVFPVTNPNKPGKFREHSFAICGDIREMFHQVKIRNEDQHSQRFLWWDSEDRKKLNTYAMQVMTFGACCSPASAQFIKNLNAERFSEDLPAAAKTIVQCTYVDDMLCSEETEEKVIELAKSVRFIHEQGGFEIRNWTSNSRSVLAALKSETCLSKNLDLSSSLATEKVLGLWWCTDSDCFTFRINCSRLGEDLLKAKRRPTKREVLRTMMSIYDPLGLAAHYLMYLKMLFQEIWRSGASWDDEINQQCFEKWQTWPKLLPEIENLKIPRCYRLRTSAGQETEIQLHTFVDAGENGMAAAVYLRYAEKGKVECSLVGARTRVAPLKYLTIPRLELQAAWNVADEGTKWQSRLVLTSDSKWYKGPDFFYQREEEWPVTPDKMVEPMDELRANIHVHTETQRMAVPINNFQSLRGMVRATALAIRFLRNARPKCFTRISGGLTSEEIRNAEVFHFHAAQQDAFREELSVLMKNDPRLLLPKRSPLYKLNPFVDEHGLIRMRGRTGLCEFLPRDAVNPIILPREHPVTHLVVKSYHEKFHHRNHESVINEIRQRFCISRLRRVYAKIRFDCLHCKLRDARPRPPQMADLPRCRLAAFVRPFTHTGVDYFGPMEVAIGRRVEKRWGVLFTCLSIRAVHIEVASSLTTNSCIMAIRNFIARRGTPAIFYSDRGTNFIGSDRELKQALEKVDQHKMAQEFVSSETSWRFNPPAAPHMGGSWERLIQYVKRTLSELHLSPRPSDEGLRNALIEVEGILNARPLTHVPIEDEASPALTPNHWLLGSSDGAKPWSLLDENSIALRRGWHLSQKFANQFWTRWLLEYLPEITRRSKWHRRVRPIAEGDIVLIVDPNSPRNCWPKGRVIGTVNRDGQVRTVTIKTSTGIYERPAVKVAVLNIEHETKLADSEAESAN; the protein is encoded by the exons ATGTCGAAGGAATGCGGCATAAATGGATGCACTTTCAAGCATCATCCCCTGTTGCACAAAGAGCTGAGCGTAACGTCTTCAACAGCTAATAATGAACAAGCAAACGAAGCACAGGCGTGCAACACTCATCAGGGAGGATCCAGTGCCATCCTCTTTCGCTATGTTCCGGTTGTAGTATACGGTGATGGTAACAGTGTACATTGTTATGCATTCTTGGACGACGGATCCTCGTTAACGCTAATGGACCAAGACCTAGCTGAGGAGCTGAATCTTTCAGGAGAGCCCAATCCGCTATGTCTCAAATGGACAGGAGGTACACACCGTTCGGAAAACAACTCACATAAGGTAGCGTTGGATATTTCTGGTCTTAAGGGTAAGCGTTTTCACTTTGAGAATGTTCGAACAGTTAGTGAGCTTCAGCTACCACCTCAATCACTCGATGTTAAACAGCTTCAATCTGAATACCGTCATCTTAGAGGTGTCCCTGCGCAATCGTACCGAGACGTCCGCCCACGCCTGCTAATCGGCGTTCAGCATGCCTACGCGACACTCGTGCGAAAAAGCCGAGAAGGGAGGGTTGGTCAACCTATTGCAATAAACACCAATCTTGGATGGACTATATATGGTGGAGCCCCAAACGGTCAATCGATGAGCATGCTACACTACGCATATCATGTCAAACAATGCAATCATGATGATGTTGATAAGATCAACGACAATATGGAACGTGCGttaaaagatttttttgctattgagAGCTTAGGTGTTACTTCCTCTAATAAGGAAATCCGCTCTCAAGATGATGAACGGGCCATTCAGCTTCTACATGATCTCACTCAGTTCAATGGAAAGAGATACGAAACAGGTTTATTGTGGAGAAACAATAATGTAAAATTGCCGGACAGCAAACCAATGGCTTTAAAGCGAATGTATAGCATGCAACGGCGCATGGAAAAGGACCCAGACTTGGCGCGAATTCTGGACGAAAAGCTGGCGGATTATCTAAATAAGGGCTATATACGCAAACTTACCACCGCGGAGCTGGAGGAAAACCACAAACGTGTTTGGTACTTACCTGTATTTCCAGTGACTAATCCAAATAAACCAGGCAAG TTCCGCGAGCATAGTTTCGCAATATGCGGTGACATTCGCGAAATGTTCCACCAAGTTAAAATTCGTAATGAAGACCAGCACAGTCAGCGCTTCTTATGGTGGGACAGCGAGGATAGGAAAAAACTCAATACCTATGCGATGCAGGTGATGACGTTTGGGGCATGCTGCTCACCCGCGAGCGCGCAATTTATAAAGAACCTGAACGCAGAGCGTTTCAGTGAAGATCTGCCAGCCGCTGCGAAAACGATAGTACAATGTACGTACGTTGATGATATGTTGTGTAGTGAGGAAACGGAAGAAAAGGTCATCGAATTGGCGAAATCAGTCCGATTTATCCACGAGCAAGGCGGCTTCGAAATCcgtaattggacatcaaattcGAGGTCAGTTCTGGCTGCACTTAAGAGTGAGACGTGTTTATCAAAAAACCTCGATCTATCATCTAGTCTGGCAACTGAAAAGGTTTTAGGCCTCTGGTGGTGTACCGATTCAGATTGCTTCACCTTTAGAATAAATTGCAGCAGATTAGGAGAAGATCTACTAAAGGCAAAGCGGCGTCCCACGAAACGGGAGGTTCTGCGAACTATGATGTCTATATATGACCCGCTAGGTCTTGCAGCACATTATCTCATGTATCTCAAAATGCTTTTCCAAGAGATCTGGCGATCTGGTGCTAGTTGGGACGACGAGATCAATCAGCAATGCTTTGAAAAATGGCAGACATGGCCTAAGCTTCTACCCGAAATAGAGAATTTAAAGATTCCACGATGCTACAGACTCCGAACGTCAGCTGGTCAAGAAACGGAAATTCAGTTGCATACATTCGTCGATGCCGGTGAGAATGGTATGGCAGCCGCTGTATATCTTCGCTATGCAGAGAAAGGGAAGGTCGAATGCTCACTTGTTGGCGCGAGAACCCGCGTAGCACCGCTCAAATATCTCACCATCCCAAGACTGGAGCTTCAGGCGGCG TGGAACGTGGCGGATGAGGGAACAAAATGGCAAAGTCGTCTAGTACTAACGAGTGACAGCAAATGGTATAAAGGACCTGACTTTTTCTATCAACGCGAGGAAGAATGGCCAGTGACACCGGACAAAATGGTTGAACCTATGGATGAACTACGAGCGAATATTCACGTGCACACCGAGACTCAGAGGATGGCAGTTCCGATTAACAACTTTCAAAGTCTGAGAGGTATGGTCCGAGCAACTGCACTCGCCATTCGGTTTCTGAGGAACGCTCGTCCGAAATGCTTCACTCGAATTAGTGGTGGTCTAACCAGTGAAGAAATCCGCAATGCTGAGGTTTTCCATTTCCATGCTGCGCAACAGGACGCCTTCCGAGAAGAGCTTTCTGTTCTAATGAAAAACGATCCCAGGCTATTACTTCCCAAACGAAGCCCGCTTTATAAACTTAATCCCTTTGTCGATGAGCATGGATTGATTCGTATGCGAGGCAGAACCGGACTGTGCGAGTTTCTACCTCGGGATGCTGTAAATCCCATAATACTTCCTCGAGAACATCCTGTCACACACCTTGTTGTCAAAAGCTACCACGAAAAGTTTCACCATCGAAATCATGAATCGGTCATTAATGAGATCCGACAGAGATTCTGCATCAGTCGATTACGCAGAGTATATGCGAAAATAAGATTCGACTGCCTACACTGCAAGCTGCGAGATGCTCGCCCACGCCCTCCACAAATGGCTGATCTGCCTCGCTGTCGTTTAGCAGCGTTCGTTCGTCCGTTCACTCACACCGGGGTAGATTACTTTGGTCCTATGGAAGTTGCAATTGGGAGGAGGGTTGAGAAGAGATGGGGAGTTCTTTTTACATGCCTATCTATCCGTGCTGTTCATATTGAAGTAGCTAGCTCACTTACCACAAACTCTTGCATAATGGCAATAAGAAATTTCATTGCACGCCGAGGAACTCCAGCCATATTCTATAGTGACCGGGGAACAAACTTTATTGGTTCGGACCGCGAACTGAAGCAGGCATTAGAAAAGGTTGATCAACATAAAATGGCCCAAGAGTTTGTGTCCTCGGAGACATCCTGGCGCTTCAATCCTCCAGCAGCTCCCCATATGGGAGGGAGCTGGGAGCGACTTATACAGTATGTCAAGCGAACTTTATCTGAGCTACACCTGTCTCCCCGCCCAAGTGATGAAGGGCTCAGAAACGCGTTGATCGAAGTAGAGGGTATCTTGAATGCCCGACCACTCACTCACGTACCCATAGAAGACGAAGCCAGTCCAGCTCTCACTCCAAACCATTGGCTTCTGGGAAGCTCAGATGGGGCCAAGCCATGGTCACTTCTCGATGAGAACTCTATTGCTTTGAGACGTGGTTGGCATTTGTCCCAAAAATTCGCAAACCAATTTTGGACCAGGTGGCTTCTAGAATACCTCCCAGAAATTACCAGGCGCTCGAAATGGCATCGAAGGGTTCGGCCAATCGCTGAAGGAGACATCGTTCTAATCGTCGATCC